The following proteins are encoded in a genomic region of Peromyscus eremicus chromosome 14, PerEre_H2_v1, whole genome shotgun sequence:
- the Dlst gene encoding dihydrolipoyllysine-residue succinyltransferase component of 2-oxoglutarate dehydrogenase complex, mitochondrial: MLSRSRCVSRAFSRSLSAFQKGNCPLGRRSLPGVSLCQGPGYPYSWRMVINNSNVFSVRFFQTTAVCKNDVITVQTPAFAESVTEGDVRWEKAVGDTVAEDEVVCEIETDKTSVQVPSPAHGVIEALLVPDGGKVEGGTPLFTLRKTGAAPAKAKPAEAPAAPPKAEPEARAAPPPPVAAIPTQMPPVPSPSQLPSSKPVSAIKPAAAPPLVELGAAKGVRSEHREKMNRMRQRIAQRLKEAQNTCAMLTTFNEVDMSNIQEMRARHKDAFLKKHNLKLGFMSAFVKASAFALQEQPVVNAVIDDAAKEVVYRDYIDISVAVATPRGLVVPVIRNVETMNYADIERTISELGEKARKNELAIEDMDGGTFTISNGGVFGSLFGTPIINPPQSAILGMHGIFDRPVAVGGKVEVRPMMYVALTYDHRLIDGREAVTFLRKIKAAVEDPRVLLLDL, translated from the exons ATGCTCTCCCGGTCTCGCTGCGTGTCCCGGGCGTTTAGCCGCTCGCTTTCTGCCTTCCAGAAG GGGAACTGCCCTCTAGGGAGACGTTCCCTGCCTG GGGTCTCCTTATGTCAGGGACCAGGGTACCCTTACAGCTGGAGGATGGT cattaACAACAGTAATGTCTTCAGTGTTCGCTTCTTCCAAACCACGGCTGTGTGCA AGAATGATGTGATTACAGTCCAAACCCCAGCGTTTGCAGAATCAGTTACAGAGGGAGATGTCAGGTGGGAGAAAG CTGTTGGAGATACAGTTGCAGAAGATGAAGTGGTTTGTGAGATTGAAACTGACAAG ACTTCTGTGCAGGTTCCATCACCAGCACATGGCGTCATTGAAGCTCTTTTGGTACCTGATGGTGGCAAAGTTGAAGGAGGAACTCCACTTTTCACACTCAGGAAAACTGGTG CTGCTCCTGCTAAGGCCAAGCCAGCAGAAGCTCCTGCTGCACCCCCAAAAGCAGAGCCAGAAGCACGGGCAGCCCCTCCTCCCCCTGTAGCAGCTATCCCCACTCAGATGCCGCCAGTGCCCTCCCCCTCACAACTTCCTTCCAGCAAGCCAG TTTCTGCAATAAAACCTGCCGCTGCCCCTCCACTGGTTGAGCTGGGAGCTGCTAAAGGTGTGCGTTCAGAACATCGG GAAAAAATGAACAGGATGCGGCAGCGCATTGCTCAGCGTCTGAAGGAGGCCCAGAATACATGTGCAATGCTGACTACTTTTAATGAGGTTGACATGAG TAACATCCAAGAGATGAGAGCTCGGCACAAAGATGCTTTCCTGAAGAAACATAACCTCAAACTAGGCTTCATGTCAGCGTTTGTGAAGGCCTCAGCCTTTGCCTTGCAGGAGCAGCCTGTTGTAAATGCAG TGATTGATGATGCAGCCAAAGAAGTGGTGTATAGAGATTATATTGACATCAGTGTTGCGGTTGCTACCCCAAGG GGTCTCGTGGTTCCTGTCATCAGGAATGTGGAAACTATGAATTATGCAGATATTGAACGGACCATCAGTGAACTAGGAGAGAAG GCCCGAAAGAACGAACTTGCCATTGAAGATATGGATGGTGGTACTTTCACCATTAGCAATGGAGGAGTTTTTGGATCACTTTTTGGAACACCCATTATCAACCCTCCTCAGTCTGCCATTCTGGGCATGCATGGCATCTTTGACAGGCCTGTGGCTGTGGGAGGCAAG